A genomic region of Papaver somniferum cultivar HN1 chromosome 7, ASM357369v1, whole genome shotgun sequence contains the following coding sequences:
- the LOC113298111 gene encoding digalactosyldiacylglycerol synthase 2, chloroplastic-like codes for MPMDKKRQIAIFTTASLPWMTGTAVNPLFRAGYLGRDGERKVTLVIPWLSLKDQVLVYPNQITFQTPSEQEAYVRRWLEERTGFLSGFNITFYPGKFDKEKGSIWPVGDITEIIPDEQADIAVLEEPEHLTWYHHGRRWKSKFRLVIGIVHTNYLEYVKREKNGRFQAFLLKYLNSWVIQIYCHKVIRLSAATQDLPKSIICNVHGVNPKFLEIGKKKQEQQQQQENQAFSKGAYFIGKMVWSKGYKELLQLLSKHQKQLTGLTVDLYGSGIDSEKVQEKAKKLELPVEVYPGRDHADPLFHDYKLFLNPSTSDVVCTTTAEALAMGKIVICSNHPSNEFFMQFPNCRTINDGDGFVKEIQKAMAEVPVPLSEEQRHELSWESATERFLKVVDLEHIASTRKLSRSSTKFMSMSFKIPDMKTSMEDASAYMHYTASGIEAARKVFGAIPGSLEPDEELCKELGISFPMANRSSFRSS; via the exons ATGCCGATGGACAAAAAACGGCAAATCGCAATATTCACTACAGCCAGTCTGCCATGGATGACTGGGACTGCTGTTAATCCTCTATTTCGTGCTGGATATCTTGGAAGGGATGGGGAGAGAAAGGTTACTTTAGTGATTCCATGGTTATCCTTGAAAGATCAAGTATTAGTTTATCCTAATCAAATCACTTTTCAAACTCCTTCTGAGCAAGAGGCTTATGTTCGTCGGTGGCTTGAGGAGAGGACTGGGTTCTTATCAGGATTTAACATAACTTTTTATCCTGGAAAG TTTGATAAAGAAAAAGGGAGCATCTGGCCTGTTGGTGATATCACTGAAATCATCCCTGATGAACAGGCGGATATTGCTGTCCTTGAGGAGCCTGAGCATCTTACATGGTATCATCATGGACGGAGATGGAAATCCAAGTTCCGGCTAGTTATAGGGATCGTTCATACCAATTATCTGGAATATGTGAAGAGAGAAAAGAACGGAAGATTTCAAGCTTTTCTCTTGAAATACCTAAATAGTTGGGTTATTCAAATATATTGCCACAAG GTTATAAGATTGTCAGCTGCAACACAGGATCTTCCAAAATCCATTATCTGTAATGTTCATGGTGTCAATCCCAAGTTCCTGGAGATAGGAAAGAAGAAGCaagaacagcagcagcaacaagaaAACCAAGCATTCAGCAAAGGTGCATACTTCATAGGGAAGATGGTCTGGAGCAAAGGTTACAAAGAGCTCCTTCAACTCCTCTCTAAGCACCAGAAGCAACTAACTGGACTCACAGTTGATTTATACGGAAGTGGAATAGACTCTGAGAAAGTCCAAGAAAAGGCTAAGAAATTGGAACTGCCTGTTGAAGTCTACCCAGGGCGTGACCATGCGGACCCCCTATTCCACGA TTACAAGTTGTTCCTAAATCCAAGCACAAGTGATGTGGTTTGCACGACGACTGCTGAAGCGTTGGCTATGGGTAAAATTGTAATCTGTTCCAACCATCCCTCAAATGAATTTTTTATGCAATTCCCAAACTGTCGAACTATTAACGATGGTGATGGGTTTGTTAAAGAAATTCAAAAAGCCATGGCGGAAGTGCCCGTGCCTTTAAGTGAAGAGCAAAGGCACGAGCTTTCATGGGAGTCTGCTACTGAGCGGTTTCTAAAAGTGGTCGACCTTGAGCATATTGCCTCTACTAGAAAATTGTCGCGATCGTCAACGAAGTTTATGTCGATGTCGTTTAAGATTCCAGACATGAAAACGAGCATGGAGGATGCATCTGCTTACATGCACTATACAGCATCTGGGATTGAAGCAGCAAGAAAAGTATTTGGTGCAATTCCCGGAAGCTTAGAACCTGATGAGGAACTGTGTAAAGAGCTGGGAATTTCTTTTCCTATGGCAAACCGGAGTTCTTTTCGTTCAAGTTGA
- the LOC113292895 gene encoding lamin-like protein isoform X1, whose translation MNYTSDWASHQQFYVGDWLYWRYDDPRPNRQLFSVFEVNKTDYDSCSTDHTLYNISRGGGRDVYQLNYSRPYYFISGGGFCWQGMKLTVFVQELPPAPAEAPSNGSPFSASFPGILAIAGAAALVLLRLGVHPDC comes from the exons ATGAACTATACTTCAGATTGGGCTAGCCACCAACAATTCTATGTTGGTGATTGGCTTT ATTGGAGATATGATGATCCAAGGCCAAACAGACAGTTGTTTAGCGTGTTTGAAGTGAACAAGACAGATTATGACTCATGTTCAACAGATCATACTCTTTATAATATATCTAGAGGAGGAGGACGTGATGTGTACCAACTTAATTATTCCAGACCCTATTACTTCATCAGTGGCGGAGGTTTTTGTTGGCAAGGTATGAAACTCACTGTTTTCGTCCAAGAACTTCCACCAGCACCGGCAGAAGCACCATCCAATGGGTCCCCTTTTTCGGCAAGTTTTCCTGGCATATTGGCGATTGCTGGAGCAGCAGCACTGGTATTGTTGAGGCTTGGTGTTCATCCAGATTGTTAA
- the LOC113292895 gene encoding lamin-like protein isoform X2, whose amino-acid sequence MNYTSDWASHQQFYVGDWLYWRYDDPRPNRQLFSVFEVNKTDYDSCSTDHTLYNISRGGGRDVYQLNYSRPYYFISGGGFCWQGMKLTVFVQELPPAPAEAPSNGSPFSASFPGILAIAGAAALNHFHKK is encoded by the exons ATGAACTATACTTCAGATTGGGCTAGCCACCAACAATTCTATGTTGGTGATTGGCTTT ATTGGAGATATGATGATCCAAGGCCAAACAGACAGTTGTTTAGCGTGTTTGAAGTGAACAAGACAGATTATGACTCATGTTCAACAGATCATACTCTTTATAATATATCTAGAGGAGGAGGACGTGATGTGTACCAACTTAATTATTCCAGACCCTATTACTTCATCAGTGGCGGAGGTTTTTGTTGGCAAGGTATGAAACTCACTGTTTTCGTCCAAGAACTTCCACCAGCACCGGCAGAAGCACCATCCAATGGGTCCCCTTTTTCGGCAAGTTTTCCTGGCATATTGGCGATTGCTGGAGCAGCAGCACTG AATCACTTTCATAAAAAGTGA